Proteins from a genomic interval of Kiloniellales bacterium:
- a CDS encoding phytanoyl-CoA dioxygenase family protein — MSGSLSKAQVEQYRRDGFLAPLPGLTPQEAGEIRGQVEAFGRRHGVKEALILRNKAHLKMPSLMPVIKDPRILDVVESVLGPDLLCWGSSLFIKEPGGPEYVAWHQDSYYWDMDPADVCVVWVALIESTEQNGAMRVIPGTQLVPFKPHKASEQGSGNMLFTYEEADVEVDEKDAVYCLLQPGEMSLHHMGIMHGSPPNRSNDRRMGYSITYVASHVKHRGKRDSALLVRGEDRYGYYRDDPVSAEEMDPEVCAFIDAPYGGNLPAQLRAERPDQSFYRKA; from the coding sequence ATGAGTGGCAGCTTATCCAAAGCGCAGGTTGAGCAGTATCGCCGCGACGGCTTCCTCGCGCCGCTTCCGGGGCTGACCCCGCAGGAGGCCGGCGAGATCCGCGGCCAGGTCGAGGCCTTCGGGCGCCGCCACGGCGTCAAGGAAGCGCTGATCCTGCGCAACAAGGCGCACCTCAAGATGCCGTCGCTGATGCCGGTCATCAAGGACCCGCGCATCCTCGACGTGGTCGAGTCGGTGCTCGGCCCCGACCTCCTCTGCTGGGGTTCCAGCCTCTTCATCAAGGAGCCCGGCGGGCCCGAGTACGTCGCCTGGCACCAGGACTCCTACTACTGGGACATGGACCCGGCCGACGTCTGCGTGGTCTGGGTCGCGCTGATCGAGAGCACCGAGCAGAACGGCGCCATGCGGGTCATTCCCGGCACCCAACTGGTGCCCTTCAAGCCCCACAAGGCCTCGGAGCAGGGCAGCGGCAACATGCTCTTCACCTACGAAGAGGCCGACGTCGAGGTCGATGAGAAAGACGCGGTCTACTGCCTGCTGCAGCCGGGCGAGATGTCCCTGCACCACATGGGCATCATGCATGGCTCGCCGCCGAACCGCTCGAACGACCGCCGCATGGGCTATTCGATCACCTATGTCGCGTCCCACGTGAAGCACCGCGGCAAGCGGGACTCGGCGCTCTTGGTGCGCGGCGAGGATCGCTACGGCTATTACCGGGACGACCCGGTCAGCGCCGAGGAGATGGACCCCGAGGTCTGCGCCTTCATCGACGCGCCCTACGGCGGCAACCTGCCGGCGCAGCTCCGCGCCGAGCGGCCGGACCAGAGCTTCTACCGCAAGGCCTGA
- a CDS encoding DUF3604 domain-containing protein has protein sequence MPHSTYLPDRMGSATVEPAGPVEAGSYQSFTLTYTAGFFGIDDTGSIKIVHRFASDMGRPQFTDPKAPNYVTAEASNGAVLHVEYDMKRNIRPWDKTLYIKVVRGFLREGDQIVVRFGDRREGGPGIRVQTFCEATFEFRVLVDAIATYNYVELPVQPEIAIVPGPPARWKAALPTLRRRGEAFRLCLKGEDAWGNPSDRCDQTFRLRSNQPVDGLPETVTFQPGAFSVILEDLKTETLGDLTIELLAEDGSVAARSNPLRAVEEAALLPYWGDLHGQSEETIGTNSARDFHHFARDKAFLDAVSHQGNDFQITTAFWHGLNEITAEFNQDDSFITFPGYEWSGNTGLGGDRNVLYRTEGRPIHRSSHALVDDLSDVETDANSAEQLFEKLKDADCVVFAHIGGRYADIKMAHDIRLERAVEVHSAWGTFEWLIEDALEQGYRVGIVSNSDGHKGRPGASHPGATKFGAYGGLTCMLAPAFTRDGLLESLRRRHHYGTTGCRMILDVKAVFDTPAELFDEDPNLGPTTSRPATEAMMGDILRSADAAVTLAIDAHAAAPVERIELRNGLETLETFRPFGQADLGRRIRVLWEGSEYRGRGRETVWDGRADLTGNSFERLAPINRYNLDKRFEQTGPGSLEWTALTTGGFGGFDAWLEDPKAGTLKIETALVQAEIPIAEIGMEDRVFEAGGIRRQVRVFRLPDENPHREVRIERRVALRDDRDNALYLCLTQEDGHLVWSSPIYVFR, from the coding sequence ATGCCGCATTCGACCTATCTGCCGGACCGCATGGGCAGCGCGACCGTCGAGCCCGCCGGCCCGGTCGAGGCGGGCTCCTACCAGTCCTTCACCCTGACCTACACGGCCGGCTTCTTCGGCATCGACGACACGGGCTCGATCAAGATCGTCCACCGCTTCGCCAGCGACATGGGCAGGCCCCAGTTCACCGATCCCAAGGCGCCCAACTACGTCACCGCCGAGGCCTCCAACGGCGCCGTGCTTCACGTCGAATACGACATGAAGCGCAACATCCGGCCCTGGGACAAGACGCTCTACATCAAGGTCGTGCGCGGTTTTCTTCGCGAGGGCGACCAAATCGTCGTGCGCTTCGGCGACCGCCGCGAAGGCGGCCCCGGGATCCGGGTCCAGACCTTCTGCGAGGCCACCTTCGAGTTCCGCGTCCTGGTCGACGCGATCGCGACCTACAACTACGTCGAGCTGCCGGTCCAGCCCGAGATCGCCATTGTGCCGGGCCCGCCGGCGCGCTGGAAGGCGGCCCTGCCGACCCTGCGGCGGCGCGGCGAGGCCTTCCGCCTCTGCCTCAAGGGCGAGGACGCCTGGGGCAACCCGAGTGACCGCTGTGATCAGACCTTCCGGCTCCGGTCCAATCAGCCGGTCGACGGCCTGCCCGAGACCGTGACATTCCAGCCCGGCGCGTTCTCCGTGATCCTCGAAGACCTCAAGACGGAGACCCTGGGAGACCTCACCATCGAGCTTCTGGCCGAGGACGGCTCCGTCGCTGCCCGTTCCAACCCGCTCAGGGCCGTCGAGGAGGCTGCGCTTCTGCCCTATTGGGGCGACCTGCACGGCCAGTCGGAGGAGACCATCGGCACCAACTCGGCGCGGGACTTCCACCACTTCGCCCGCGACAAGGCCTTCCTCGATGCCGTCTCGCACCAGGGCAACGACTTCCAGATCACCACGGCTTTCTGGCACGGGCTGAACGAGATCACCGCCGAGTTCAACCAGGACGACAGCTTCATCACCTTCCCGGGCTACGAGTGGTCGGGCAACACGGGGCTGGGCGGCGACCGCAACGTGCTCTACCGGACCGAGGGCCGGCCGATCCACCGCTCGTCCCACGCCCTGGTCGACGACCTCTCGGACGTCGAGACCGACGCCAACTCGGCGGAACAGCTATTCGAGAAGCTGAAGGACGCGGACTGCGTGGTCTTCGCCCACATCGGCGGGCGCTACGCCGACATCAAGATGGCCCACGACATCCGCCTGGAACGCGCGGTCGAGGTCCACTCGGCCTGGGGCACCTTCGAGTGGCTGATCGAGGACGCGCTGGAGCAGGGCTACCGGGTCGGCATCGTCTCGAACTCCGACGGCCACAAGGGCCGGCCGGGCGCGAGCCACCCCGGCGCGACCAAGTTCGGCGCCTACGGCGGGCTGACCTGCATGCTGGCGCCCGCCTTTACCCGCGACGGCCTGCTCGAGTCCCTGCGCCGGCGTCACCACTACGGCACCACGGGCTGCCGCATGATCTTGGACGTGAAGGCGGTCTTCGACACACCGGCCGAGCTGTTCGACGAGGACCCCAATCTCGGCCCCACGACGAGCCGGCCGGCGACCGAGGCCATGATGGGCGACATCCTGCGTTCGGCGGACGCGGCGGTCACCTTGGCCATCGACGCCCACGCCGCGGCGCCGGTCGAGCGGATCGAGCTGCGCAACGGCCTCGAGACCCTCGAGACCTTCCGGCCCTTTGGGCAGGCCGACTTGGGCCGGCGCATCCGGGTGCTCTGGGAGGGCTCGGAGTACCGCGGCCGGGGCCGCGAGACCGTCTGGGACGGCAGGGCCGATCTGACCGGCAACAGCTTCGAGCGCCTGGCGCCGATCAACCGCTACAACCTGGACAAGCGCTTCGAACAGACCGGCCCCGGCAGCCTGGAATGGACCGCGCTGACCACCGGCGGCTTCGGCGGCTTCGACGCCTGGCTGGAAGACCCGAAGGCCGGCACCCTCAAGATCGAGACCGCCCTGGTCCAGGCCGAGATCCCGATCGCCGAGATCGGTATGGAAGACAGGGTCTTCGAGGCCGGCGGCATCCGGAGACAAGTCCGCGTGTTCCGCCTGCCCGACGAGAACCCGCACCGGGAGGTGCGGATCGAGCGCCGGGTCGCCCTGCGCGACGACCGGGACAACGCGCTCTACCTCTGCCTCACCCAGGAGGATGGCCACCTGGTCTGGTCGAGTCCGATCTACGTGTTTCGGTGA
- a CDS encoding cupin domain-containing protein, with translation MTIEAVPEVQHDDGRVRVTKWNFAPGAETGWHRHEYNYIVVPVTTGALTIVSAEGETRSELTIGQSYARKVGVEHNVINRNDFPFAFVEIEFLK, from the coding sequence ATGACCATCGAAGCCGTGCCCGAGGTCCAGCACGACGACGGGCGGGTCCGGGTGACCAAGTGGAACTTCGCGCCGGGCGCGGAGACCGGCTGGCACCGCCACGAGTACAACTACATCGTGGTGCCCGTGACGACCGGCGCGCTCACCATTGTCAGCGCCGAGGGCGAGACTCGTTCCGAGCTCACCATCGGGCAGTCCTACGCCCGCAAAGTCGGGGTCGAGCACAACGTGATCAACCGCAACGACTTCCCCTTCGCCTTCGTCGAGATCGAGTTCCTGAAATAG
- a CDS encoding LysE family translocator yields MFPSPETLLIFLAAALVVVISPGPANLYVVARAIGQGLRGGLLATLGLAAGGLVHVAGAALGLSAVFQYSPLLYTVMKVIGAVYLVWLGIGLLRARASGERPEALAGAAKSDRRILAESALVEILNPKVALFYLAFLPQFVDTAAGSVALQSLFLGGLFTLMALICDLAYAMAAGRAAETFRNSGTARLLLDRLSGSALIGIGVWMASGARS; encoded by the coding sequence ATGTTCCCTAGCCCCGAGACGCTCCTGATCTTCCTGGCGGCGGCCCTGGTCGTGGTGATCTCGCCCGGCCCCGCCAACCTCTACGTCGTGGCCCGCGCGATCGGCCAGGGCCTGCGCGGCGGCCTGCTCGCGACCCTGGGCCTGGCGGCGGGCGGCCTGGTCCACGTGGCCGGCGCGGCGCTCGGCCTCTCGGCCGTGTTCCAGTACTCGCCGCTGCTCTACACGGTGATGAAGGTGATCGGCGCCGTGTATCTGGTCTGGCTCGGGATCGGCTTGCTGCGCGCCCGGGCGAGCGGCGAGAGGCCCGAGGCCCTGGCCGGTGCCGCCAAGTCGGACCGGCGCATCCTGGCCGAAAGCGCGCTGGTCGAGATCCTCAACCCGAAGGTCGCGCTCTTCTACCTCGCCTTCCTGCCGCAGTTCGTCGACACGGCGGCGGGCTCGGTCGCGCTGCAGTCGCTATTCCTCGGCGGTCTTTTCACCTTGATGGCCCTGATCTGCGACCTCGCTTATGCCATGGCCGCCGGCCGCGCCGCGGAGACCTTTCGCAACAGCGGAACCGCCCGGCTTCTTCTCGACCGCCTCTCCGGCTCGGCTCTGATCGGAATCGGCGTCTGGATGGCCTCCGGCGCCAGGAGCTAG
- a CDS encoding TauD/TfdA family dioxygenase — MDTRPLHPRFGVEIQGIDLREVTAERHFPQIRALFEQHSLLLFRNQEVDSEAHNDFALLFGPLEDRAADAAGSAPRARPPVPKLSNLEKSGEGTLDAKSLQVLNLIANQHWHTDSTFLRTPALINAITAHVVPSSGGETEIVSTRAAWHDLPQALKDRAEATVFLHSILPSRIDTDPRLLDLPEVNRYQGQAWRAVWPNPVTGEKALYIANHIYGARGMDWDDARALAEELIAFCTRPEYLYAHRWEPGDFLVWDERATMHRGRPWPLEEERTLTSTCVSARDCDGLSLVTPDDGPIRPEETLKVA, encoded by the coding sequence ATGGACACGAGACCACTTCACCCTCGTTTCGGGGTAGAGATCCAGGGGATCGACCTGCGGGAGGTCACCGCAGAACGGCATTTCCCGCAGATCCGGGCCTTGTTCGAGCAGCACTCGCTCCTGCTCTTCAGGAACCAGGAGGTGGATTCGGAGGCGCATAACGACTTCGCGCTTCTCTTCGGGCCCTTGGAAGACAGGGCCGCCGATGCCGCGGGCAGCGCGCCGCGCGCCCGACCGCCGGTGCCGAAGCTCTCGAACCTGGAGAAATCGGGCGAAGGGACCCTAGACGCGAAATCGCTCCAGGTCCTGAACCTGATCGCCAACCAGCACTGGCACACGGACAGCACCTTTCTGCGCACACCGGCGCTGATCAACGCGATTACCGCCCATGTGGTCCCGTCGAGCGGGGGAGAAACGGAAATCGTCTCGACCCGGGCCGCCTGGCACGACCTGCCGCAGGCGCTGAAGGACAGAGCCGAAGCAACGGTGTTCCTGCACTCGATCCTGCCCTCGCGGATCGACACCGACCCGCGGCTCTTGGACCTTCCGGAAGTGAACCGCTATCAGGGGCAGGCGTGGCGCGCCGTCTGGCCCAATCCGGTGACCGGGGAAAAAGCCCTCTATATCGCGAACCATATTTACGGCGCGCGCGGCATGGACTGGGACGACGCCCGGGCCCTCGCCGAGGAACTGATCGCGTTCTGCACCCGGCCGGAATATCTCTATGCCCATCGCTGGGAACCGGGCGATTTCCTTGTCTGGGACGAACGGGCGACCATGCATCGCGGGCGCCCTTGGCCCTTGGAGGAAGAGCGCACCCTGACCAGCACCTGCGTGTCGGCGCGCGACTGCGACGGTCTGTCGCTGGTGACGCCGGACGACGGACCGATCCGCCCCGAGGAAACGCTGAAGGTCGCGTGA
- a CDS encoding FAD-dependent oxidoreductase — MSKLFPHLFQPLQLRHKTLKHRLVFGAHTANMAEAGLPGERHLGYYTERARGGAAMIVVEPVPVHRTGVLTRGNFRHEDDSIVPAFRRITEACHAYDTVMIQQVYHVGQHGDADNSFEPNWSPSGRPSYHDSDGSHAMTGAEVEEMIESFVQAARRARESGFDGIELFANYHGLIEQFWTPWSNLRDDEWGGSFEKRMRFSSEIIRRTRALVGEGFIIGLAVSVDTGAQVANSLEVLQEIVAWHDERGLMDYVTCGTGGYFDFAQLIPTVVYEDKLGANLAEALKRVVSHAKVQAESHIRTPENANTVIGSGQADMVSIVRGQIADPHMAAKAMEDRPEDVRPCLSCNQMCWGRRFRDYWISCLINPSSGREYLWGGDRFTPAEHPKRVLVVGGGPAGLEAARVAAERGHQVTLAEASDQLGGQFRLAGLQPRRAQILDLIAWFQGQLEKLQVQVRYNTPLFDLAEVEAFGADVVVLATGSLPTGTGFQRALPHLETLPGVERGNVWSVEEVMGRAARLGKAVLLLDDGANWRGSGTAWHLAEQGHAVTLVTPSPVVAKELERTAVDGPLRGRLKGLGVTFFTESALAEWHGDAATIRDLLDGSERRLPFDSLVLATPNEAETTLHQALDGSAIEVRSIGDCVAPRQANLAIYEGRKLGLAL, encoded by the coding sequence ATGTCGAAACTCTTTCCCCATCTCTTCCAGCCGCTGCAGCTGCGGCACAAGACCTTGAAGCACCGCCTGGTGTTCGGCGCCCATACGGCCAACATGGCCGAGGCCGGCCTGCCGGGCGAACGGCACCTGGGCTACTATACGGAGCGGGCGCGCGGCGGGGCGGCGATGATCGTGGTCGAGCCCGTACCCGTACACCGGACCGGCGTGCTGACCCGCGGCAACTTCCGCCACGAGGACGACTCCATCGTCCCGGCCTTCCGGCGCATCACCGAGGCCTGCCACGCCTACGACACGGTGATGATCCAGCAGGTCTACCACGTCGGCCAGCACGGCGACGCCGACAACTCCTTCGAGCCCAACTGGTCGCCCTCGGGCCGGCCGTCCTACCACGACTCCGACGGCAGCCACGCCATGACCGGCGCCGAGGTCGAGGAGATGATCGAGAGCTTCGTCCAGGCGGCGCGGCGGGCCCGCGAGTCGGGCTTCGATGGAATCGAGCTCTTCGCCAACTACCACGGCCTGATCGAGCAGTTCTGGACGCCTTGGTCCAACCTGCGCGACGACGAATGGGGCGGCAGCTTCGAGAAGCGCATGCGCTTCTCCAGCGAGATCATCCGCCGTACGCGTGCGCTGGTCGGCGAGGGCTTCATCATCGGCCTGGCGGTCTCGGTCGACACCGGGGCGCAGGTCGCCAACTCGCTGGAGGTGCTGCAGGAGATCGTCGCCTGGCACGACGAGCGCGGCCTGATGGACTACGTGACCTGTGGCACCGGCGGCTACTTCGACTTCGCCCAGCTGATCCCCACGGTGGTCTACGAGGACAAGCTGGGCGCCAACCTCGCCGAGGCCCTGAAGCGGGTGGTGAGCCACGCCAAGGTGCAGGCCGAGAGCCACATCCGCACGCCGGAGAACGCCAACACGGTGATCGGTTCGGGCCAGGCCGACATGGTCTCGATCGTGCGCGGCCAGATCGCCGACCCCCACATGGCGGCCAAGGCCATGGAGGATCGGCCCGAGGACGTCCGGCCCTGCCTCTCGTGCAACCAGATGTGCTGGGGCCGGCGCTTCCGCGACTATTGGATCTCCTGCCTGATCAACCCCTCGTCGGGCCGCGAGTATCTCTGGGGCGGCGACCGCTTCACCCCCGCCGAGCATCCGAAGCGCGTGCTGGTGGTCGGCGGCGGGCCGGCCGGCCTCGAGGCGGCCCGGGTGGCGGCGGAGCGGGGCCACCAGGTGACCCTGGCCGAGGCCTCGGACCAGCTCGGCGGCCAGTTCCGCCTGGCCGGCCTGCAGCCGCGCCGGGCCCAGATCCTCGACCTCATCGCCTGGTTCCAGGGCCAGCTCGAGAAGCTCCAGGTCCAGGTCCGTTACAACACGCCGCTGTTCGACCTCGCCGAGGTCGAGGCCTTCGGCGCCGACGTGGTGGTCCTGGCGACCGGCTCGCTGCCGACCGGGACCGGCTTCCAGCGCGCCTTGCCCCACCTCGAGACCCTGCCCGGCGTCGAGCGGGGCAACGTCTGGTCGGTCGAGGAGGTGATGGGCCGCGCGGCGCGCCTCGGCAAGGCCGTGCTGCTGCTCGACGACGGGGCCAACTGGCGCGGCAGCGGCACCGCTTGGCATCTGGCCGAGCAGGGCCACGCGGTCACCCTGGTGACGCCGTCCCCGGTGGTCGCCAAGGAACTGGAACGCACGGCTGTCGACGGGCCGCTGCGCGGCCGTCTCAAGGGTCTCGGCGTAACCTTCTTCACCGAATCCGCCCTGGCCGAGTGGCATGGCGACGCGGCGACGATTCGCGACCTGCTGGACGGCAGCGAGCGGCGCTTGCCCTTCGACTCCCTGGTATTGGCGACCCCCAACGAGGCCGAGACCACCCTGCACCAGGCCCTGGATGGCAGCGCAATCGAGGTCCGCAGTATTGGCGACTGCGTCGCACCGCGCCAGGCCAACCTGGCGATCTACGAGGGGCGGAAGCTGGGCCTGGCCCTTTAG
- a CDS encoding transporter substrate-binding domain-containing protein: protein MRKAVPIAALAAAALLVSSLLWFFGGDSQDGPTSGPGDGARDRVVVAAPAGTQVSQGKTAARPGAVLLADAEVETGRHEILEHVFEEWRGDLDGMIERGFVRILTVHNPLFFSYDGVHQRGLTHDLARAFEKHLAKVHKAPRGRLNVVLIPLARDELLPHLISGKGDIVAANLTITPARRKLVDFSDPIYPNVRELVITGPGAPDIASLDDLTATEIHVRRSSSYFEHLSAINETRRDDGQKEIPVVAADELLEDYDLLEMVNAGLVPAIVVDSHKAALWAQVFDGITVHEDLAVNEGGSIAWAIRKDSPLLMKAVNDFVRKAKKGTLLGNILIKRYLKSADWIDNVRAGKARERYEAVTALIRTYAGRFDFDWQMIMAQGYQESKLNQNTRSKAGAVGIMQVLPTTAADPNVGVPNIEDPESNVHAGVKYLRFLRDRYFSDPEIAPLDQVLFSLAAYNAGPANIARARKRARKMGLDPNRWFGETEVATAKAVSREPVVYVRNIYKYFIAYKQIAGIERARANANGSQE, encoded by the coding sequence ATGAGAAAAGCTGTCCCGATCGCCGCGCTGGCGGCGGCGGCGCTTCTCGTTTCGAGCCTTCTCTGGTTTTTCGGCGGCGATTCCCAGGACGGTCCGACCAGCGGTCCGGGCGACGGCGCGCGGGACAGAGTCGTGGTCGCGGCACCGGCCGGGACGCAGGTCTCGCAAGGCAAGACCGCCGCGCGGCCGGGCGCGGTTCTTCTCGCGGACGCGGAAGTCGAGACCGGGCGCCACGAAATCCTGGAGCACGTCTTCGAGGAATGGCGGGGCGACCTGGACGGCATGATCGAGCGCGGCTTCGTGCGCATTCTGACCGTGCACAACCCGCTCTTCTTCAGCTACGACGGCGTCCATCAGCGGGGACTGACGCACGACCTCGCCCGGGCCTTCGAGAAGCACCTGGCGAAGGTGCACAAGGCACCGCGCGGCCGGCTCAACGTCGTCCTGATACCGCTCGCACGCGACGAGCTGCTGCCCCACCTGATCAGCGGCAAGGGCGACATCGTGGCGGCCAACCTGACGATCACGCCGGCGCGCCGGAAGCTGGTCGACTTTTCCGACCCGATCTATCCCAACGTCCGCGAACTGGTGATCACCGGCCCCGGCGCACCGGACATCGCGAGCCTGGACGACCTGACCGCCACCGAGATTCACGTCCGCAGGTCCAGCAGCTATTTCGAGCACCTCTCGGCGATCAACGAGACGCGGCGCGACGACGGCCAGAAGGAGATCCCGGTCGTGGCCGCCGACGAGCTGCTGGAGGACTACGACCTGCTGGAGATGGTCAACGCCGGCCTGGTCCCGGCGATCGTCGTCGACAGCCACAAGGCCGCGCTCTGGGCCCAGGTCTTCGACGGCATCACGGTGCACGAGGACCTCGCCGTCAACGAGGGCGGGTCGATCGCCTGGGCGATCCGCAAGGACAGTCCGCTGCTGATGAAAGCGGTCAACGACTTCGTCAGAAAGGCGAAGAAGGGCACGCTGCTCGGCAACATCCTGATCAAGCGCTACTTGAAGTCGGCCGACTGGATCGACAATGTCCGCGCGGGCAAGGCGCGGGAGCGCTACGAAGCGGTAACGGCGCTGATCAGGACCTATGCCGGGCGGTTCGACTTCGACTGGCAGATGATCATGGCCCAGGGCTACCAGGAGTCGAAGCTCAACCAAAATACGCGGAGCAAGGCAGGGGCGGTCGGCATCATGCAGGTGTTGCCGACCACGGCGGCCGACCCCAACGTGGGCGTGCCGAACATCGAAGACCCGGAATCCAACGTCCACGCCGGGGTCAAGTATCTCCGCTTCCTGCGCGACCGCTACTTCAGCGACCCGGAGATCGCGCCCCTGGATCAGGTGCTCTTCTCCCTCGCGGCCTACAACGCGGGGCCGGCAAACATCGCCAGGGCGCGAAAGCGGGCCCGGAAGATGGGCCTCGACCCCAACCGATGGTTCGGCGAGACCGAGGTCGCCACCGCGAAGGCGGTGAGCCGCGAGCCGGTCGTCTACGTGCGCAACATCTACAAGTACTTCATCGCCTACAAGCAGATCGCCGGTATCGAGCGGGCGCGCGCGAACGCGAACGGGTCACAGGAATAG
- a CDS encoding trimethylamine methyltransferase family protein, with amino-acid sequence MSSEQVRRGGRQARRAARLAAPAVSLPTLVRNVPVYEVLDEEGVELIHDASMQILEEVGIDFRDEEALATWREAGARTEGERVYLDRALVMELVGKAPAEFDIQGRNPDRKIRVGGRNMIFVPTYGSPYVLDLNEERRYSRLEDLNAFHKLAYLSPALHMTGGIICEPVDIPVAKRHLHIAYSALAHSDKPFMGATTARERAEDTVDMAKLVFGDDFVEKNTVMVSVCNCNSPLVWDSTMLDAVKVYARHNQAVILAPFVMAGASTSASTVGSVAQLNAEALAGIAFSQAVRPGAPMIYGNFLATVSMKSGAPMAGTPEISLMNFMIGQLARRYNLPWRSSGMVNGSKLVDAQAAYESSMTMQSVLLSGANFVFHAAGWLEAGLTASFAKFVLDAEQMEMYYRFGQGVDLSDLGDAMDAVREVGPGGHFLGTKHTREHFKDAFFMPELLDNNSFEQWSVEGATDANDRGLAKARELLERYEAEAPTLDPEIDEALKAFIGVREAVLPDQVS; translated from the coding sequence ATGTCGAGCGAACAAGTCCGCCGTGGCGGGCGCCAGGCGCGGCGCGCGGCGCGCCTGGCGGCACCGGCCGTCTCCCTGCCGACCCTGGTGCGCAACGTCCCGGTCTATGAGGTGCTCGACGAGGAAGGCGTCGAGCTGATCCACGACGCCTCCATGCAGATCCTCGAGGAGGTCGGCATCGACTTCCGCGACGAGGAGGCGCTGGCCACTTGGCGGGAGGCGGGCGCCAGGACCGAGGGCGAGCGGGTCTATCTGGACCGGGCCCTGGTCATGGAGCTGGTCGGCAAGGCGCCCGCGGAGTTCGACATTCAGGGGCGCAATCCGGACCGCAAGATCCGGGTCGGCGGGCGCAACATGATCTTCGTGCCGACCTACGGCTCACCCTACGTGCTCGACCTCAACGAGGAGCGCCGCTACAGCCGCCTGGAGGACCTCAACGCCTTCCACAAGCTCGCCTACCTCTCGCCGGCGCTGCACATGACCGGCGGGATCATCTGCGAGCCGGTGGACATCCCGGTGGCCAAGCGGCACCTGCACATCGCCTACTCGGCCCTCGCCCACTCCGACAAGCCCTTCATGGGCGCCACCACGGCACGCGAGCGGGCCGAGGACACGGTCGACATGGCCAAGCTCGTGTTCGGCGACGACTTCGTCGAGAAGAACACGGTCATGGTCTCGGTCTGCAACTGCAACTCGCCGCTGGTCTGGGACTCGACCATGCTGGACGCGGTCAAGGTCTATGCCCGCCACAACCAGGCGGTCATTCTGGCGCCCTTCGTCATGGCGGGCGCCAGCACCTCGGCCAGCACCGTGGGCTCGGTCGCCCAACTCAACGCCGAGGCGCTGGCGGGGATCGCCTTCTCCCAGGCGGTGAGACCCGGCGCGCCGATGATCTACGGCAACTTCCTGGCGACGGTCTCGATGAAGTCCGGTGCGCCCATGGCCGGCACGCCGGAGATCAGCCTGATGAACTTCATGATCGGCCAGCTCGCGCGGCGCTACAACTTGCCCTGGCGCTCCAGCGGCATGGTCAACGGCTCGAAGCTGGTCGACGCCCAGGCGGCCTACGAGTCCTCCATGACCATGCAGTCGGTGCTGCTCTCGGGGGCCAACTTCGTCTTTCACGCCGCCGGCTGGCTGGAAGCCGGGCTCACCGCGAGCTTCGCCAAGTTCGTGCTCGATGCCGAGCAGATGGAGATGTACTACCGCTTCGGCCAGGGCGTCGACCTGAGCGACCTGGGCGACGCTATGGACGCCGTGCGCGAGGTCGGGCCAGGCGGGCACTTCCTGGGCACGAAACACACGCGCGAGCATTTCAAGGACGCCTTCTTCATGCCCGAGCTGCTGGACAACAACAGCTTCGAGCAGTGGTCGGTCGAAGGCGCGACCGACGCCAATGACCGGGGCCTGGCCAAGGCCCGGGAGCTGCTCGAACGCTACGAGGCCGAGGCGCCGACCCTCGATCCCGAGATCGACGAGGCCTTGAAGGCCTTCATCGGCGTGCGCGAGGCCGTGCTGCCCGATCAGGTCAGCTGA